The following proteins are encoded in a genomic region of Leptospira fainei serovar Hurstbridge str. BUT 6:
- a CDS encoding ABC transporter substrate-binding protein: MFFPPQPFSLAFLVLSLLFYDCGKGSDRRDELIFSLPSDPISLDPIRSTDLSSRIILKYLYPSLFSVDHLGRIIPALVKTYRVLPSPSVGIRVLEITIHPRNSADGKSIDANVVLASLNRLRNTPGPRRSAYSFLTGGIVKNSYTVNLFFKGGLREALEKLSLPQAAIYCGPPEQGCGDFSLKEWKRNNFLRLTANENRTGTIAPELLFRILPQATTGIFLYTKGQLDLMRLPNFLLRNGNVKEDSILIRKGGGVQYIAINGKEPCFDRHFRKAVNYAIDKRTILRVLLEDKGEVSVGPFPQSIADGFIGREAKELYPYNIQKAKYYLEKSACYPKILEKELDFRMRGDEENQANGSALVRYLRDIGLKVKIRPMEKAPLYKENGDGKGDLTLLFWYADLPGAWNFIDPLFAGDRFGNGGNRSFYFNKGMEDLLTEVRRTDMMDLTSFDKKALEIIGDDAPWIFLWSPYELYLTGDRIQKLTDRPFDLP, translated from the coding sequence ATGTTTTTTCCTCCTCAACCCTTTTCCCTAGCTTTCCTTGTTTTGTCCCTCCTTTTTTACGATTGCGGAAAAGGCTCCGATAGGCGGGACGAACTTATATTCTCATTACCTTCGGATCCGATTTCTTTGGATCCGATTCGATCAACGGACTTATCCTCTCGAATCATTCTAAAGTATCTCTATCCAAGCTTATTTTCCGTCGATCATCTCGGAAGAATTATTCCTGCGCTTGTAAAAACCTATCGAGTCTTACCGAGCCCTTCCGTTGGGATTCGTGTTCTCGAAATAACGATTCATCCGAGAAACTCGGCGGATGGAAAATCGATCGATGCGAACGTCGTACTTGCTTCCTTAAATCGTTTGCGAAATACCCCGGGGCCGAGACGAAGTGCGTATTCCTTTTTAACGGGAGGAATCGTAAAGAATTCGTATACGGTGAATTTATTTTTCAAAGGAGGTTTAAGGGAAGCGCTCGAAAAACTTTCGCTTCCGCAGGCTGCGATTTATTGCGGTCCCCCTGAGCAAGGATGCGGTGATTTTTCCTTAAAAGAATGGAAGCGAAATAATTTTTTACGTTTAACGGCGAATGAAAATCGAACCGGGACAATTGCGCCGGAACTTTTGTTCAGAATTCTTCCTCAAGCGACGACTGGGATCTTTCTGTATACGAAAGGTCAATTGGACTTAATGCGTCTTCCGAATTTTTTGCTCAGAAATGGAAACGTCAAAGAAGATTCGATCTTGATTCGAAAGGGTGGAGGAGTTCAATACATTGCAATTAACGGAAAAGAACCCTGCTTTGATCGACACTTTAGAAAAGCGGTAAATTACGCGATCGATAAGAGGACGATTTTGAGAGTCCTTCTGGAAGACAAAGGAGAAGTCTCCGTCGGCCCGTTTCCTCAATCGATCGCCGATGGATTTATAGGTCGAGAAGCGAAAGAATTATATCCTTATAATATTCAGAAAGCTAAATATTATCTTGAGAAATCCGCCTGTTATCCGAAAATTTTGGAGAAAGAATTGGATTTTCGGATGCGCGGAGACGAGGAAAATCAAGCGAACGGATCTGCGTTAGTCCGTTATCTTCGCGACATCGGGTTGAAAGTGAAAATCCGTCCGATGGAAAAGGCCCCTTTGTATAAGGAAAACGGAGATGGAAAGGGGGATTTGACCCTTCTTTTTTGGTACGCGGATCTGCCGGGGGCGTGGAATTTTATAGATCCGCTCTTTGCGGGTGATCGCTTCGGAAACGGCGGAAACCGATCCTTTTATTTCAATAAGGGGATGGAGGATTTATTAACCGAAGTGAGACGAACAGATATGATGGATCTGACAAGTTTCGATAAAAAGGCTCTGGAGATAATAGGTGATGATGCGCCTTGGATTTTTCTCTGGTCTCCGTATGAACTTTATCTAACCGGGGATCGTATTCAAAAGCTCACTGATCGTCCGTTCGATCTTCCTTAG